The Thermoflavifilum sp. genome contains a region encoding:
- the odhB gene encoding 2-oxoglutarate dehydrogenase complex dihydrolipoyllysine-residue succinyltransferase yields MQTVTVPPIGESISEVTIAKWLKKDGDNVERDEVIAEIESEKASFEIRAESAGKLHILVQEGADVQVGTAIAEIDTSMQAPAQPDSAQAPAQVEPSSAAPAEISTTSPASHQGSIAPASPVEVKVPSVGESIQQVTLARWLKPDGAMVQLDEVIAELESEKASFELRAEAAGLLHHQVEEGADVAVGAVIATIDPSTSTHEQPASPVTPQEKAAEPTASPAHPSITIEPPASTQASAPRQQMPRATPLAAAIMAEQHLSPDQVKGTGPAGKIRRDDVRAALQHPGTRPEQPLFSRNERRERMSNLRRTISRRLVEAKNATAMLTTFNEVDMSAIMQIRSQYKEAFKEKHGVNLGFMSFFTKACCFALQEWPAVNAYIDGDDIVYHDYCDISIAVSTPRGLVVPVIRNAESLSMAEIERKVLELATRAREGKLTINEMTGGTFTITNGGVFGSLMSTPILNIPQAAILGMHKVQERPVVVNGQVVVRPMMYVALSYDHRIIDGRESVSFLVRVKELLENPAQLLFGKDPVKALLEL; encoded by the coding sequence ATGCAAACGGTAACCGTACCTCCCATCGGAGAATCGATCAGTGAAGTAACCATCGCTAAATGGTTAAAAAAAGACGGAGATAACGTAGAGCGCGACGAAGTCATCGCCGAGATTGAATCAGAAAAAGCCAGTTTTGAAATTCGGGCTGAAAGTGCGGGCAAACTGCATATCCTGGTTCAGGAGGGCGCCGATGTGCAGGTGGGAACGGCTATCGCCGAGATCGACACCTCTATGCAGGCTCCGGCACAGCCGGATAGTGCCCAGGCACCTGCACAGGTTGAGCCATCTTCAGCTGCTCCTGCTGAAATCTCGACAACTTCTCCTGCTTCACATCAGGGCAGCATTGCTCCAGCTTCTCCGGTGGAAGTGAAGGTGCCCTCGGTGGGCGAATCCATCCAGCAGGTAACCCTGGCGCGCTGGCTGAAACCCGATGGGGCTATGGTGCAACTGGATGAAGTGATTGCCGAGCTGGAGTCGGAGAAAGCCAGCTTCGAACTGCGTGCCGAAGCCGCCGGATTATTGCATCATCAGGTGGAAGAAGGGGCCGATGTGGCGGTGGGCGCTGTTATTGCCACTATCGACCCGAGCACATCAACCCATGAGCAGCCGGCCAGCCCTGTAACCCCACAAGAGAAAGCGGCTGAACCGACTGCTTCGCCCGCTCATCCTTCCATTACGATAGAGCCCCCGGCCTCAACTCAAGCTTCTGCTCCCCGCCAACAGATGCCGCGTGCCACACCCTTAGCGGCCGCCATCATGGCTGAACAACATCTTTCTCCCGACCAGGTGAAGGGCACCGGCCCCGCCGGTAAGATTCGTCGCGACGATGTGCGGGCAGCCCTGCAGCATCCCGGCACCCGTCCTGAGCAGCCGCTCTTCAGCCGCAACGAACGTCGTGAGCGCATGAGCAACCTGCGCCGTACCATATCGCGCCGACTCGTAGAAGCCAAGAATGCTACCGCCATGCTCACCACTTTTAACGAAGTGGACATGAGCGCCATCATGCAGATTCGCAGCCAGTACAAAGAAGCGTTCAAGGAAAAACATGGCGTAAACCTTGGCTTCATGAGCTTTTTCACCAAAGCCTGTTGCTTTGCCCTGCAGGAATGGCCGGCCGTGAACGCCTATATCGATGGGGATGATATCGTTTACCATGATTACTGTGATATTTCTATCGCCGTGAGTACTCCACGTGGACTCGTCGTGCCGGTGATCCGCAATGCCGAAAGCTTGTCTATGGCCGAGATCGAAAGAAAAGTACTGGAACTGGCCACCAGAGCACGGGAGGGTAAGCTTACCATTAATGAGATGACCGGTGGCACCTTCACCATCACCAACGGCGGTGTGTTCGGCTCCTTGATGAGCACGCCCATCCTCAATATTCCCCAGGCGGCCATCTTAGGTATGCACAAGGTACAGGAACGACCTGTGGTAGTGAATGGACAGGTGGTCGTGCGCCCCATGATGTATGTGGCGCTGAGCTACGATCATCGCATCATCGACGGCCGGGAATCGGTAAGCTTTCTGGTGCGGGTGAAAGAATTGCTGGAAAATCCCGCGCAATTGCTTTTTGGCAAAGATCCGGTGAAAGCCCTACTGGAGCTGTGA
- a CDS encoding 2-oxoglutarate dehydrogenase E1 component, with product MQKYLSLPGLEGHSTGFKPISMNDYSFVTHSHPAYIEQLYREYKQNPAAVDPEWARFFEGFDFAMTYANGKSAGVALDEQQLDKELSVYRLIVAYRRKGHLVATTNPIRPRKDRRANLALEFFGLTEADLDQTFYVGQAVGLGKTTLREILYFLKKCYTGNVGVQFTYINDPEKEAWIQHEVETTLQQPLSLKKRRRILEKLNEGVVFEKFLHTKYIGQKRFSLEGGETAIPALDALIDKAAELGVKEVVIGMAHRGRLNVLANILGKTYEQIFSEFEGALPADNYMGSGDVKYHLGFRSQVNTASGHSINLQLCPNPSHLEAVDPVVAGFARAKADTLYQSHYEQILPVLIHGDAALAGQGIVYELLQMSKLKGYSVGGTLHFVINNQIGFTTDFDDARSSDYCTSLATMVQAPVFHVNGDDPEMVVKVVEIAARYRQQFQEDIFVDMVCYRRHGHNEGDEPKFTQPHLYALIEKHPDPREVYTQRLLQEGDAEAQQLAKEMEQHYWQILQERLDEVKQKPLPYTYQQPEKWWSELRTATEADFERSPITAVDEKRLQDLFYRIMQWPEDFHPLRKVARLLQDKVKLFEESKQIDWATAELLAYATLLVEGKDVRLSGEDVKRGTFSHRHAVIYDEQTNQEYNRLSRLHDQQGRFFIYNSLLSELAVLGYEYGYAMANPHVLTIWEAQYGDFANGAQVIIDQYISSAEQKWGIMNGLVLLLPHGYEAGGPDHSSARLERFLQMCAELNMVVTNITTAANFFHALRRQLAWPFRKPLVNMSPKANLRHPGSFSHIQEFTKGGFQEVIDDAEAARHPGTIRKVLLCSGKIYFELKEKQEKDHREDVAIIRLEQLYPLPVGQIKQLVQKYRQASWYWVQEEPLNMGAAGYLQLNLKIDGFSFGIISRNPSAAPATGFARIHHQEQEEIIETAFSLS from the coding sequence TTGCAAAAATACCTCTCCCTTCCCGGTCTGGAAGGCCACTCCACGGGCTTTAAACCGATAAGTATGAACGACTATTCTTTTGTCACTCATTCACATCCTGCTTACATCGAACAACTTTATCGGGAATATAAACAAAATCCTGCTGCGGTTGATCCCGAATGGGCGCGTTTTTTCGAAGGATTCGACTTTGCCATGACCTATGCCAACGGCAAATCGGCCGGTGTCGCACTTGATGAACAACAGCTGGATAAAGAGCTGAGCGTTTACCGTCTTATTGTGGCTTACCGGCGCAAAGGTCATCTGGTGGCTACCACCAACCCCATTCGCCCGCGGAAAGATCGCCGGGCTAATCTTGCACTGGAATTTTTCGGACTTACCGAAGCCGACCTGGATCAAACCTTTTATGTGGGTCAGGCCGTGGGCCTTGGAAAAACCACCCTGCGTGAAATCCTGTACTTCCTGAAGAAATGTTATACCGGAAATGTAGGTGTACAATTTACCTATATCAACGATCCGGAAAAAGAAGCCTGGATTCAACATGAAGTGGAAACCACCCTGCAGCAACCCCTTTCGTTGAAGAAAAGACGGCGAATCCTCGAGAAGCTGAATGAAGGTGTGGTATTCGAAAAATTCCTGCACACGAAATATATCGGTCAAAAGCGTTTTTCGCTGGAAGGGGGCGAGACAGCCATTCCAGCTCTGGATGCTTTGATCGATAAGGCCGCCGAATTGGGCGTGAAAGAAGTGGTGATTGGCATGGCGCATCGGGGGCGGCTGAACGTACTGGCCAATATCCTGGGCAAAACTTATGAACAGATTTTCAGTGAATTTGAAGGGGCTTTGCCGGCCGATAACTACATGGGCAGCGGAGATGTGAAATATCATTTAGGCTTTCGTAGCCAGGTGAATACTGCTTCGGGGCATAGCATCAACCTGCAACTCTGCCCCAACCCTTCGCATCTTGAAGCTGTTGACCCCGTGGTGGCCGGTTTTGCTCGAGCTAAGGCCGATACGCTCTACCAGAGCCATTATGAGCAAATATTGCCCGTGCTGATCCATGGTGATGCTGCACTGGCAGGCCAGGGTATTGTGTATGAGTTGTTGCAGATGAGCAAGCTAAAGGGCTATTCGGTCGGCGGAACCCTGCATTTCGTGATTAATAACCAGATTGGTTTTACTACTGATTTCGATGATGCACGCAGCAGCGATTATTGTACATCGCTGGCTACAATGGTGCAGGCTCCCGTGTTTCATGTAAACGGCGATGATCCGGAAATGGTGGTGAAAGTCGTGGAAATAGCTGCTCGATACCGCCAGCAATTTCAAGAAGATATTTTTGTGGACATGGTGTGTTATCGCCGCCATGGCCACAATGAAGGCGACGAACCTAAATTCACCCAGCCTCATCTGTATGCATTAATCGAAAAACATCCCGATCCACGCGAAGTATATACCCAGCGGCTCTTGCAGGAGGGTGATGCCGAAGCCCAGCAGCTGGCTAAAGAAATGGAACAGCACTACTGGCAAATCTTGCAAGAACGACTCGACGAGGTGAAGCAAAAACCATTGCCCTATACCTATCAGCAACCTGAAAAGTGGTGGAGTGAACTCAGGACGGCTACGGAGGCCGATTTTGAACGATCGCCCATCACTGCAGTAGATGAAAAGCGCTTGCAGGATTTATTTTACCGGATTATGCAGTGGCCGGAAGATTTTCATCCGCTGCGCAAAGTAGCCAGGCTGCTGCAGGATAAAGTAAAACTGTTTGAAGAATCGAAACAGATCGACTGGGCTACGGCCGAGCTGCTGGCCTATGCCACCCTCCTCGTAGAAGGAAAAGACGTGCGCCTCAGTGGAGAAGATGTGAAACGAGGTACTTTTTCTCACCGACATGCCGTCATTTACGATGAACAAACCAATCAGGAATATAATCGGCTCAGCCGGCTGCACGATCAGCAGGGAAGGTTTTTTATCTATAATTCCCTGTTAAGCGAGCTGGCGGTGCTGGGTTATGAATATGGCTATGCCATGGCCAACCCGCATGTGCTCACCATCTGGGAGGCCCAGTACGGCGATTTTGCTAATGGAGCTCAGGTAATCATCGATCAATACATCAGCAGCGCCGAACAGAAGTGGGGTATCATGAACGGACTGGTATTGTTGTTGCCACATGGCTATGAAGCCGGCGGGCCGGACCATTCCAGCGCCCGGCTGGAGCGCTTTCTGCAGATGTGCGCCGAGCTGAATATGGTGGTAACCAATATCACGACGGCGGCCAACTTCTTCCATGCCCTGCGTCGGCAGCTGGCCTGGCCTTTCCGCAAGCCTCTGGTGAATATGTCGCCCAAGGCCAACCTGCGCCATCCGGGCAGCTTCAGTCATATTCAGGAATTTACAAAGGGAGGCTTCCAGGAAGTGATCGACGATGCGGAAGCCGCCAGACACCCGGGTACCATCCGTAAAGTTTTGCTTTGCTCGGGTAAGATTTATTTTGAATTGAAAGAAAAACAGGAAAAAGATCATCGTGAAGATGTGGCCATCATCCGGCTTGAGCAGCTCTATCCGCTGCCGGTTGGGCAAATCAAGCAACTGGTGCAAAAATACCGGCAGGCCAGCTGGTACTGGGTACAGGAAGAGCCCCTCAACATGGGGGCTGCCGGATATTTACAGCTCAATTTGAAAATCGATGGGTTTAGCTTCGGCATCATCAGTCGTAACCCCAGTGCAGCTCCGGCTACAGGCTTCGCACGCATTCATCATCAGGAACAGGAAGAAATCATCGAAACGGCATTCAGCCTGTCATGA
- the rpsT gene encoding 30S ribosomal protein S20, which produces MANHQATKKDVRKSRKRRLHNRYYGKTTRNAVRALRALTDAEQYKEKLPSVISMVDKLAKRGIIHKNKAANLKSKLMKKAQQLSQAVHHAS; this is translated from the coding sequence ATGGCAAATCATCAGGCAACGAAAAAGGATGTTCGCAAATCGCGTAAACGCAGGCTGCATAACCGCTATTATGGCAAAACCACCCGCAATGCCGTGCGCGCGCTTAGAGCACTTACCGATGCCGAACAATACAAAGAAAAACTGCCTTCCGTCATTTCCATGGTGGACAAGCTGGCCAAAAGAGGTATCATCCACAAAAACAAAGCAGCTAACCTGAAGTCGAAGCTGATGAAAAAAGCACAACAGCTCTCACAGGCCGTTCATCACGCTTCCTGA
- a CDS encoding PHB depolymerase family esterase has product MSMLLSLSAHAQERSTTIEVQHLQRSFLYHLPENRPAAQAFPLVFVLHGGGSEARRMPRFTGMDTIADREKFIVVYPQGYHRHWNDGRAHINEDVDDIAFFQAMIAYFKDHYHIDPHRIYATGISNGGFMVQRLACELSSQFAAVASVAATMNEALAASCKPSQPVSVLFMNGTDDPIVPYQGGQVHIGRVERGAVISTQASVEKWVNADGCTGLPIQDTLPDRDPFDHTRVYRTLYSGCRQGAVVELYTIVGGGHTWPGGPQYLPVRMVGRASQDMIASEIIWRFFADHPRL; this is encoded by the coding sequence ATGTCGATGCTCCTATCCTTATCGGCCCATGCCCAGGAAAGAAGTACCACGATAGAAGTACAACATCTGCAAAGAAGTTTTTTATATCATCTTCCAGAAAATCGCCCGGCCGCACAAGCTTTTCCCCTGGTGTTTGTGTTGCATGGAGGCGGATCGGAAGCCCGACGCATGCCCCGTTTCACCGGGATGGACACGATAGCCGACCGGGAAAAATTCATTGTCGTCTATCCGCAAGGCTACCATCGCCACTGGAATGATGGACGAGCGCATATCAATGAAGATGTAGACGATATTGCTTTCTTCCAGGCTATGATTGCTTATTTCAAGGACCACTATCACATCGATCCGCATCGCATATATGCAACCGGCATTTCCAATGGCGGGTTTATGGTGCAAAGGCTGGCCTGTGAGCTATCCAGCCAGTTTGCTGCGGTAGCTTCTGTGGCCGCTACGATGAATGAGGCGCTGGCGGCTTCCTGTAAACCTTCGCAGCCGGTTTCCGTACTGTTCATGAATGGCACGGATGATCCGATTGTGCCTTACCAGGGTGGGCAGGTACATATCGGAAGAGTCGAACGTGGCGCTGTAATCTCTACCCAAGCATCAGTCGAAAAATGGGTGAATGCCGATGGCTGTACAGGCCTGCCGATACAGGATACCCTGCCCGACCGTGATCCCTTCGACCATACCCGGGTTTATCGCACGCTTTATTCGGGCTGCCGACAGGGAGCGGTCGTGGAATTGTACACCATCGTGGGTGGTGGACATACCTGGCCAGGTGGACCACAATACCTGCCGGTGCGCATGGTGGGACGTGCCAGCCAGGATATGATCGCCAGCGAGATCATCTGGCGGTTTTTTGCCGATCATCCCAGGCTATGA
- a CDS encoding aldo/keto reductase, protein MHYRTLGETDLQVSVLCFGGNVFGWTADENTSFRLLDHWIAMGFNFIDTANSYSRWVPGNKGGESETIIGKWLKRTGKRHEVILATKVGSDVGMGKRSLSKAHIFEQIELSLKRLQTDYVDLYLSHYDDLSTPIEETLEAYQQLIQQGKVRYIGASNFSLERLQTSLQISVQHHLPHYICVQPLYNLYDRESFETTYRDFCIQAHLGVMTYYSLASGFLSGKYRTVEDVQKSARGEQVIKKYLNARGLKILHALDQVAREMKATPAQVALAWLIKQPAVTTAIVSATNVYQLTEIMQSVQIVLAPEQLQMLNEASSYENENDHASRQ, encoded by the coding sequence ATGCACTACAGAACACTGGGCGAAACCGATCTGCAGGTGTCTGTGCTTTGCTTTGGAGGCAATGTATTTGGCTGGACTGCCGATGAAAATACATCCTTTCGCTTGCTGGATCATTGGATAGCCATGGGTTTTAACTTTATCGATACAGCCAATAGTTATTCGCGCTGGGTGCCCGGCAATAAGGGTGGCGAATCGGAGACTATCATCGGCAAATGGTTGAAACGTACCGGAAAACGACACGAAGTGATACTGGCTACCAAGGTGGGCAGCGATGTGGGGATGGGTAAGCGTTCGTTGAGTAAAGCGCATATCTTCGAGCAAATTGAACTATCGTTGAAAAGATTACAAACCGATTACGTGGATCTTTACCTTTCGCATTATGATGATCTGTCCACACCCATTGAAGAAACGCTGGAGGCCTATCAACAGCTGATACAGCAAGGCAAGGTTCGGTACATCGGTGCTTCCAATTTTAGTCTTGAACGCCTGCAAACATCCCTGCAGATTAGCGTTCAACATCATTTGCCGCACTATATATGCGTGCAACCTTTGTATAATTTGTATGACCGGGAGTCGTTCGAAACGACGTACAGGGATTTTTGCATTCAGGCGCATTTAGGCGTGATGACTTACTATTCACTCGCCAGCGGCTTTTTAAGCGGGAAATATCGAACCGTAGAAGATGTGCAAAAAAGTGCTCGTGGTGAACAGGTAATCAAAAAATATTTGAATGCCCGAGGCTTAAAAATTTTGCATGCACTGGATCAGGTTGCTCGTGAAATGAAAGCTACACCCGCTCAGGTAGCACTGGCCTGGCTTATCAAACAACCTGCTGTTACGACAGCCATAGTAAGTGCAACCAATGTATATCAACTCACCGAAATCATGCAAAGTGTGCAAATAGTACTTGCACCTGAACAACTCCAGATGCTGAATGAGGCCAGCAGCTACGAAAATGAAAATGATCATGCATCCCGTCAATAA
- a CDS encoding OsmC family protein: MKRTATAIWKGAGKTGSGQLTTQSKVLNNTPYDYKSRFEDGTYTNPEELIAAAHAGCFNMKLSFVLGDAGFTPESLETTAEVSLENGTITYSRLSLKAKVPGISKEKFQQCAEDAKANCPISKLLNTKIELEATLL, encoded by the coding sequence ATGAAACGTACAGCAACTGCCATCTGGAAAGGTGCCGGTAAAACAGGTTCCGGCCAGCTTACCACCCAAAGTAAAGTGTTAAACAACACACCTTATGATTACAAATCGCGTTTTGAAGACGGCACTTATACCAATCCGGAAGAGCTCATTGCAGCTGCACATGCCGGCTGTTTCAACATGAAACTCAGCTTTGTACTAGGCGATGCGGGTTTTACTCCCGAAAGTCTGGAAACCACTGCAGAAGTGTCTCTTGAAAATGGTACCATCACTTACTCCAGGCTCAGCTTAAAAGCAAAAGTGCCCGGCATCAGCAAAGAAAAATTTCAGCAATGCGCTGAAGACGCCAAAGCTAATTGCCCGATCAGTAAATTGTTGAATACAAAAATAGAATTGGAAGCCACCTTGCTCTAA
- the pruA gene encoding L-glutamate gamma-semialdehyde dehydrogenase — protein MSNGYFYFPEPQNEPVYAYAPGSQERMLLKQQLVHCKAEELDIPMYINGREVRTGERVAIHPPHEHQHTLGYYHRGEAKHIQEAIDAALRARTAWASMPWEHRASIFLKAADLITDKYRYAMNATTMLGQSKNVFQSEIDAVCELADFLRFNVHYLSEIYAQQPFSPHGAYNRMEYRPLEGFVVAITPFNFTSIGGNLPTVAAMCGNVVIWKPAETQIYAAQQFMRILIEAGLPAGVINLVFAPGAQVSDVCFNHPAFAGVHFTGSTAVFQSMWNKIGQHIAHYKSYPRIVGETGGKDFVVVHASADIDAVVANLVRGAFEYQGQKCSAASRAYLPSNLASEIKERLIHEIKTIKTGTVEDFSNFMNAVIDAKAFDKITGYIEQARKSPKAKILTGGKADKSEGYFIDPTLIEVNDPHFITMEEEIFGPVLSIYVYDENKYEETLDLVDQTSPYALTGSIFATDRKAIMLAEEKLVNSAGNFYINDKPTGAVVGQQPFGGARASGTNDKAGSMLNLYRWLSVRTIKETFVPVRDYRYPFMKES, from the coding sequence ATGAGCAACGGCTATTTTTATTTTCCCGAGCCACAGAATGAGCCTGTTTATGCCTATGCTCCGGGGTCACAGGAGCGCATGCTGCTGAAGCAACAGCTCGTACATTGCAAGGCTGAAGAGCTGGATATTCCCATGTATATCAACGGGCGGGAAGTACGAACCGGTGAACGTGTGGCCATTCATCCACCACACGAACATCAGCATACCCTGGGTTACTATCATCGTGGTGAGGCAAAGCACATCCAGGAAGCCATTGATGCCGCACTTCGGGCCCGTACGGCCTGGGCATCCATGCCATGGGAACACCGGGCTTCGATATTTCTAAAAGCTGCCGATCTCATCACCGACAAATATCGGTATGCGATGAATGCCACCACCATGCTGGGGCAGAGCAAGAATGTATTTCAGTCTGAAATTGATGCCGTATGCGAACTGGCCGATTTTCTTCGGTTTAATGTACATTACCTCAGTGAAATCTATGCCCAGCAGCCATTTTCGCCGCATGGTGCCTATAATCGTATGGAATATCGGCCGCTGGAGGGTTTTGTGGTGGCCATTACACCGTTTAATTTCACTTCGATTGGTGGGAATTTGCCTACTGTGGCCGCCATGTGTGGTAATGTGGTGATATGGAAACCTGCCGAAACACAGATTTATGCAGCCCAGCAATTCATGCGCATCCTCATAGAAGCCGGCCTTCCTGCCGGTGTCATCAACCTGGTATTTGCACCCGGTGCACAGGTGAGCGATGTTTGTTTTAACCATCCTGCATTTGCAGGAGTTCATTTCACCGGTTCTACTGCGGTGTTTCAAAGCATGTGGAATAAAATCGGTCAACATATCGCTCATTACAAATCTTATCCGCGGATCGTGGGCGAAACAGGCGGTAAGGATTTTGTAGTTGTGCATGCATCGGCCGATATAGATGCTGTGGTGGCCAATCTGGTGCGAGGAGCATTTGAATATCAGGGACAGAAATGCTCTGCTGCATCACGTGCATATTTGCCTTCAAATCTGGCATCGGAGATTAAAGAACGACTGATTCATGAAATCAAAACCATCAAAACAGGTACTGTTGAAGATTTCAGCAATTTTATGAATGCTGTCATCGATGCGAAGGCGTTTGATAAAATCACAGGTTACATAGAACAGGCACGGAAAAGCCCGAAAGCAAAGATTCTGACAGGCGGTAAGGCCGATAAATCGGAAGGATATTTTATTGATCCAACGCTGATTGAAGTGAATGATCCACATTTTATTACGATGGAGGAAGAGATCTTTGGTCCGGTATTATCGATATATGTGTATGATGAAAACAAATATGAAGAAACACTCGATCTGGTGGATCAGACATCACCTTATGCACTCACCGGATCAATATTTGCAACAGACCGCAAGGCCATTATGCTTGCCGAAGAAAAACTGGTAAACAGTGCCGGGAATTTTTATATTAACGATAAACCAACCGGTGCTGTAGTGGGTCAGCAACCATTCGGCGGCGCAAGAGCTTCGGGTACGAATGATAAAGCAGGTTCTATGCTGAACCTGTATCGCTGGTTGAGTGTACGGACCATCAAGGAAACTTTTGTTCCCGTGCGGGATTATCGGTATCCGTTCATGAAAGAATCCTGA